One window from the genome of Malus domestica chromosome 01, GDT2T_hap1 encodes:
- the LOC103406214 gene encoding dof zinc finger protein DOF2.5-like isoform X1 — translation MDTAQWLQGSGEPEKPMEDHDMGSNGCTRSVLEKRARPQEQLNCPRCNSTNTKFCYYNNYSLTQPRYFCKTCRRYWTEGGTLRNVPVGGGSRKNKKSTSSSVSSKITIPDLNPPTTLSHFSSSHQNPRVTHEGQDLNLGFNAIDAHYHGTTMENNNSTNSSSTPNLSAMELLRTGIASRGVNSYIPTQNMPDHHSNTLYPPSSAGFSLQEYKPTNLGFCVDGLGNRYGGDDHGTVNGGRILFPFGDHHLKQISSTAAHHEVLDHHQNKGQGNPTGYWNGLLGGGSW, via the exons ATGGATACTGCTCAATGGCTGCAG GGAAGTGGAGAACCGGAGAAGCCCATGGAAGATCATGATATGGGATCCAATGGATGCACAAGGTCAGTGTTGGAGAAAAGGGCAAGACCTCAAGAGCAATTGAATTGTCCAAGGTGCAATTCAACCAACACCAAGTTTTGTTACTACAACAACTACAGCCTCACTCAACCAAGGTACTTTTGCAAGACATGCAGAAGGTATTGGACTGAAGGTGGAACTCTCAGAAATGTCCCAGTTGGAGGAGGTTcaaggaagaacaagaaatccACATCCTCATCGGTATCGTCAAAGATTACTATTCCTGATCTTAACCCACCAACAACTCTTTCACACTTTTCATCATCTCACCAAAACCCTAGGGTTACCCATGAAGGCCAAGATCTTAACCTAGGTTTTAATGCTATAGATGCACATTACCATGGTACTACAATGGAAAACAACAATAGTACTAATTCCTCATCAACTCCTAATCTTTCAGCTATGGAGCTTCTTAGGACTGGCATTGCTTCTAGAGGTGTGAATTCATACATACCAACCCAGAATATGCCTGATCATCATTCAAACACACTCTATCCACCATCATCAGCTGGGTTCTCACTACAAGAATACAAACCAACAAACCTTGGTTTTTGTGTTGATGGGCTTGGAAATAGGTATGGGGGGGATGATCATGGGACTGTTAATGGTGGAAGGATCTTGTTTCCATTTGGGGATCATCATTTGAAACAGATTTCAAGCACTGCAGCTCATCATGAAGTACTTGATCATCATCAGAACAAGGGGCAAGGGAATCCAACTGGGTATTGGAATGGTTTATTAGGTGGAGGCTCATGGTGA
- the LOC103406214 gene encoding dof zinc finger protein DOF2.5-like isoform X2 gives MEDHDMGSNGCTRSVLEKRARPQEQLNCPRCNSTNTKFCYYNNYSLTQPRYFCKTCRRYWTEGGTLRNVPVGGGSRKNKKSTSSSVSSKITIPDLNPPTTLSHFSSSHQNPRVTHEGQDLNLGFNAIDAHYHGTTMENNNSTNSSSTPNLSAMELLRTGIASRGVNSYIPTQNMPDHHSNTLYPPSSAGFSLQEYKPTNLGFCVDGLGNRYGGDDHGTVNGGRILFPFGDHHLKQISSTAAHHEVLDHHQNKGQGNPTGYWNGLLGGGSW, from the coding sequence ATGGAAGATCATGATATGGGATCCAATGGATGCACAAGGTCAGTGTTGGAGAAAAGGGCAAGACCTCAAGAGCAATTGAATTGTCCAAGGTGCAATTCAACCAACACCAAGTTTTGTTACTACAACAACTACAGCCTCACTCAACCAAGGTACTTTTGCAAGACATGCAGAAGGTATTGGACTGAAGGTGGAACTCTCAGAAATGTCCCAGTTGGAGGAGGTTcaaggaagaacaagaaatccACATCCTCATCGGTATCGTCAAAGATTACTATTCCTGATCTTAACCCACCAACAACTCTTTCACACTTTTCATCATCTCACCAAAACCCTAGGGTTACCCATGAAGGCCAAGATCTTAACCTAGGTTTTAATGCTATAGATGCACATTACCATGGTACTACAATGGAAAACAACAATAGTACTAATTCCTCATCAACTCCTAATCTTTCAGCTATGGAGCTTCTTAGGACTGGCATTGCTTCTAGAGGTGTGAATTCATACATACCAACCCAGAATATGCCTGATCATCATTCAAACACACTCTATCCACCATCATCAGCTGGGTTCTCACTACAAGAATACAAACCAACAAACCTTGGTTTTTGTGTTGATGGGCTTGGAAATAGGTATGGGGGGGATGATCATGGGACTGTTAATGGTGGAAGGATCTTGTTTCCATTTGGGGATCATCATTTGAAACAGATTTCAAGCACTGCAGCTCATCATGAAGTACTTGATCATCATCAGAACAAGGGGCAAGGGAATCCAACTGGGTATTGGAATGGTTTATTAGGTGGAGGCTCATGGTGA